The following are encoded together in the Deltaproteobacteria bacterium genome:
- a CDS encoding type II secretion system F family protein codes for MLFLGVFAGGISIYFFVSAFIQNNNDKAQLNWANNETPAISKNPIINMSRPLVHQFTLQHALKIKNQDYRKKILRFIKIGGLSSELNEDEFIGLQILWGVMFPLFFSLLNFALQLEIPYLMIFILIPLGFYLPIMHSLGEKKKREVSVRGDLPFFIDLLALSVEAGLEFFSAIQKLIEKAKGTDSVLAQELSIVIHETQMGSSREEALKKMVDRLEMTEITSFIAVILDAQASGAPIARVLKDQSEQIRMERFVRAEKAGEKATQMIMIPIMFCIVPAVFIMILGPVALSFMK; via the coding sequence ATGTTATTCTTAGGTGTTTTTGCTGGTGGAATTTCGATATATTTTTTTGTTTCTGCTTTTATTCAAAATAACAATGATAAAGCGCAATTAAACTGGGCGAATAATGAAACTCCTGCCATTTCAAAGAACCCAATAATCAATATGTCTCGTCCCCTGGTTCATCAATTTACCCTTCAACACGCTCTTAAAATAAAAAATCAAGATTATCGAAAAAAAATTTTAAGATTTATAAAAATTGGTGGTCTCTCTTCTGAACTCAACGAAGACGAATTTATTGGCCTGCAAATCCTTTGGGGAGTTATGTTTCCATTGTTTTTTTCCTTACTGAATTTTGCTCTTCAATTAGAGATACCCTACTTGATGATTTTCATTTTAATTCCTTTAGGATTTTATCTTCCGATCATGCATTCTCTTGGAGAAAAGAAAAAAAGAGAAGTCAGTGTTCGTGGAGATTTGCCTTTTTTTATAGACCTATTGGCTCTTTCTGTTGAGGCGGGTTTAGAATTTTTCTCTGCGATTCAAAAATTAATAGAAAAAGCCAAAGGAACTGACAGTGTTTTAGCTCAGGAATTATCCATTGTCATTCATGAAACCCAGATGGGTTCTTCTCGGGAAGAGGCCCTAAAAAAAATGGTTGATCGCTTGGAGATGACAGAAATCACTTCGTTTATCGCCGTTATCCTGGATGCTCAGGCATCAGGGGCTCCGATAGCGAGAGTATTAAAGGATCAATCAGAACAAATTAGAATGGAAAGATTTGTAAGGGCTGAAAAGGCAGGAGAGAAAGCCACACAAATGATTATGATCCCCATAATGTTTTGTATTGTCCCTGCCGTATTTATTATGATTTTAGGACCTGTGGCGCTAAGCTTTATGAAATAG
- a CDS encoding ABC transporter permease yields MIFITLALKSLKNRLNSTLLTVFSISLSVALLLAVERTKRAAEEGFTQSVSQVDLLVGARTGPLNLILYTIFNMGSPSNNISWESYQEIKAMPEVAWTIPYSLGDGHKGFRVVATDENFYQHYHYRGNQKVELAEGTPALDIWEVVVGAEAQQKLKYKLGDNVIIAHGVTRGDGIQMHDDKPFTVSGILKPTGTALDQSIYISLYGMEAIHIDWKNGAAPSAKNVIHQNQVNKESIKIGPITSFFLRTNSRIETLKLQRTINNYESEPLLAIIPGATLADLWRGLSHIETILKIISFMVLIVGLAAMISTILAGLNERRREMSILRSIGAGPLNITLLLVFESTLLTLSGILGGILIQTGGFFVLAEWLETQFGFYTSGAMFTQIEIFYLAVILLSGTLVGMIPAIKASRSALKDGLATRL; encoded by the coding sequence ATGATTTTTATTACCCTCGCTCTAAAGTCACTCAAAAATCGATTGAACTCCACTCTGCTCACTGTATTTTCTATTTCATTGAGTGTTGCCTTATTATTAGCCGTTGAAAGAACCAAAAGAGCTGCGGAAGAGGGCTTCACCCAATCTGTGAGTCAGGTCGATTTGCTAGTTGGCGCAAGAACTGGACCTCTAAATTTGATTCTCTATACTATTTTTAATATGGGTAGCCCCTCTAACAACATCTCTTGGGAAAGTTATCAAGAAATTAAAGCAATGCCCGAAGTGGCTTGGACTATTCCCTATAGTTTAGGTGATGGACATAAGGGATTTCGAGTGGTTGCCACCGACGAAAATTTTTACCAGCACTATCATTACCGAGGAAATCAAAAAGTAGAGTTAGCGGAGGGAACCCCTGCCTTAGATATTTGGGAAGTGGTTGTGGGAGCAGAGGCTCAGCAAAAATTAAAATATAAATTAGGCGATAACGTTATCATTGCCCATGGAGTGACTCGTGGTGACGGCATTCAAATGCACGACGATAAACCTTTTACCGTCAGTGGAATATTGAAACCAACGGGAACAGCTCTGGATCAAAGTATTTACATTTCACTTTATGGAATGGAAGCCATTCATATCGATTGGAAAAACGGCGCAGCTCCCTCGGCAAAAAATGTAATTCATCAAAATCAAGTCAACAAAGAATCCATAAAAATCGGTCCCATCACTTCCTTTTTTCTACGAACAAATTCAAGAATTGAAACTTTGAAACTGCAAAGGACCATTAACAATTATGAATCTGAACCTCTCTTGGCTATTATTCCAGGTGCGACGCTTGCCGATTTATGGCGTGGGTTAAGTCATATTGAAACCATCCTTAAAATTATTTCCTTTATGGTACTAATTGTCGGCCTTGCTGCCATGATCAGTACTATTTTAGCCGGACTTAACGAAAGACGCAGAGAAATGTCGATACTTCGATCTATTGGTGCTGGCCCACTCAATATCACATTACTGCTCGTATTTGAAAGCACTCTCCTCACTTTAAGCGGCATTCTTGGTGGCATTCTCATTCAAACGGGAGGCTTTTTTGTCTTGGCTGAATGGTTAGAAACTCAATTTGGATTTTACACTTCAGGAGCTATGTTCACTCAGATTGAAATTTTCTATTTAGCAGTTATTCTTCTTAGCGGCACGCTCGTTGGTATGATACCGGCAATAAAAGCAAGCCGCTCGGCCCTCAAAGACGGCCTCGCCACTCGACTCTAA
- a CDS encoding DEAD/DEAH box helicase, which yields MTWLKSEIKKDSFSEMPLPAPVLSTLQRIQINKPTPIQEQALPLTLAEDTPDLIGIAPTGSGKTLVYGLTIMAKLLQDPSTRALILTPSRETADQIYQVINDLCSDLNFSTCLVVSGKVDKKQVSQLNKLPRVIVATPGRLLEHLSNNKLLLQKMSILVIDEADRMLDVGFEPQLKSIRSTMRGHFQTLMFGASFSPKAEKFAKSFLRENTFLIQAEGTHKPVSTLKQIVIFTHFNSKKDRLLEALKLRKGQCIVFVNNQANSESVHHHIVSNGITTEVIHGALSTGHRERVLRDFRSEKFRVLVTTDLLARGLDIPNIKLIVNFDLPHEADDFLHRIGRTARAGKSGTAITLFTLAEEAIFKKFQPYLEQAEIIR from the coding sequence ATGACTTGGTTGAAATCTGAAATTAAAAAAGATTCTTTTTCTGAAATGCCATTGCCTGCCCCTGTACTATCCACCTTACAAAGGATTCAAATTAACAAACCTACTCCGATTCAAGAACAAGCCCTTCCTTTAACCCTTGCTGAAGACACACCGGATCTTATAGGAATTGCGCCAACGGGCAGCGGAAAAACCTTAGTTTATGGTTTGACCATCATGGCTAAGCTGCTTCAGGATCCTAGTACGAGAGCCTTGATACTGACCCCGAGTCGTGAAACAGCAGATCAAATTTATCAAGTAATTAATGATCTTTGCTCTGACTTAAACTTTTCAACCTGTCTGGTTGTTTCTGGAAAGGTAGACAAAAAGCAGGTAAGTCAATTGAACAAACTGCCTCGTGTTATTGTCGCCACTCCAGGAAGACTTCTTGAACATTTATCCAATAACAAATTGTTATTACAAAAAATGAGCATCTTAGTTATTGATGAAGCTGATCGAATGCTCGACGTGGGTTTTGAACCTCAACTAAAATCAATTCGATCCACAATGAGAGGTCATTTTCAAACCCTCATGTTTGGAGCCAGTTTTTCACCAAAAGCAGAAAAGTTTGCGAAAAGTTTTTTACGAGAAAATACTTTCTTAATTCAAGCTGAAGGCACTCATAAACCTGTTTCTACCCTTAAACAAATCGTGATCTTCACTCACTTTAATTCTAAAAAAGATCGCCTTCTTGAGGCTCTTAAATTAAGAAAAGGACAATGTATTGTTTTTGTAAATAATCAAGCAAACAGTGAAAGCGTACACCATCATATCGTCTCTAATGGAATCACCACAGAGGTGATTCACGGTGCCCTTTCTACAGGACACAGAGAAAGAGTTTTAAGAGATTTTCGAAGTGAAAAATTTCGAGTTCTGGTCACCACAGACCTACTAGCACGGGGGTTGGATATTCCCAATATTAAATTAATCGTCAACTTTGATCTTCCCCATGAGGCCGATGATTTTTTACATCGAATTGGAAGAACGGCTCGCGCTGGAAAGAGTGGCACGGCAATTACTCTCTTTACCCTTGCCGAAGAAGCTATTTTTAAAAAATTTCAACCCTACCTGGAACAGGCAGAAATCATTCGATAG
- the dctP gene encoding TRAP transporter substrate-binding protein DctP, whose product MFLNNYRLLRIFLLTFVFAVLGVWVFHSSQEKSQVVKGKWLIAHTPENARLVEQAREFAKNVFERTQGKLQFELIFPPPKVRDGNNFSVAVDTMLAGEADVSQIGIGALATLDDKFQILDMPYLFKNHDHAARVLDGDIGQRIRDNFLASNKEIRSLDFTYSGGYRIFVSNKPIRSAEDLAGNRILSYRKKSLFESPEAPPEDEGVRKLTQKVFGFKLISPTNIENMSSVLDFFRRGDISIAEDHFSHFTRVFKKFGIVPNKMHYFWETNHSLFMTSIVVREKFFQSLSPEAQKILVEESRILALKEREDSIQVDAYAKTWLINSGYDVSVPSRSEKKKLEKMVEPVYSQFKEKLGADIIEKIQELGNRMEISAK is encoded by the coding sequence ATGTTTTTAAATAATTATAGATTATTAAGAATTTTTTTACTCACTTTTGTTTTTGCAGTCCTGGGTGTTTGGGTTTTTCACAGTTCTCAAGAAAAGTCCCAGGTGGTAAAGGGAAAGTGGCTGATCGCTCATACCCCTGAGAACGCCCGGCTTGTTGAACAAGCGAGGGAATTTGCAAAAAATGTTTTTGAGAGAACCCAAGGGAAATTGCAATTTGAACTGATATTTCCTCCTCCGAAAGTACGAGATGGAAATAATTTTTCTGTAGCCGTGGACACGATGCTCGCAGGAGAAGCTGACGTGAGCCAGATAGGAATTGGCGCTTTGGCTACCTTAGACGATAAATTTCAAATTTTAGATATGCCGTATTTATTTAAAAATCATGATCATGCAGCCAGAGTTTTAGATGGCGACATTGGTCAGAGAATCAGAGATAATTTTCTGGCCTCTAACAAAGAGATTAGATCTTTAGACTTTACCTATTCTGGAGGGTATCGAATTTTTGTTTCAAATAAGCCAATAAGGAGCGCCGAGGATTTAGCAGGAAATAGGATATTGAGTTATCGAAAGAAATCTCTTTTTGAATCACCAGAAGCCCCTCCCGAAGATGAAGGCGTAAGAAAACTAACACAAAAAGTTTTTGGTTTTAAATTAATTTCACCAACAAATATTGAAAACATGAGTTCTGTATTAGACTTTTTTAGACGGGGTGATATTTCGATTGCTGAAGATCATTTTAGTCATTTTACGAGAGTTTTTAAAAAATTTGGTATTGTCCCAAATAAGATGCATTATTTCTGGGAAACCAATCATAGTTTGTTTATGACTTCCATAGTTGTAAGAGAAAAATTTTTTCAATCTTTAAGTCCAGAAGCTCAAAAAATTTTAGTGGAGGAGTCTCGAATTTTAGCTCTTAAGGAAAGGGAGGATTCCATTCAGGTCGATGCATATGCCAAAACTTGGTTGATAAATAGCGGTTACGATGTTTCAGTTCCAAGTCGTTCAGAGAAGAAGAAACTAGAAAAAATGGTAGAACCGGTTTATTCTCAATTTAAAGAAAAACTTGGCGCTGACATTATTGAAAAGATTCAAGAGCTTGGAAATAGGATGGAAATTTCTGCTAAGTAA
- the maf gene encoding septum formation protein Maf: MKKIFLASQSPRRSQLLEKAGILFQTLPISTSEFVDKKLMIEAQILNITRQKLVEAEKYLSYQTGPSALIICADTEVVFEGALLGKPKNQEDARQTLRRLSGKNHFVKTAYIIKDVVTHLEISHIETTIVYFRQLPEELIRDYVATGDPMDKAGSYGAQGIGGSFIERHEGLMSNVIGLPIEVLILDLKRFERG, from the coding sequence ATGAAAAAAATATTTCTTGCCTCTCAATCGCCCAGAAGATCACAATTGCTTGAAAAAGCAGGAATTTTATTTCAAACGCTTCCCATCTCTACATCGGAATTTGTGGACAAAAAATTGATGATTGAAGCTCAGATTTTGAATATAACACGACAAAAGTTGGTAGAAGCAGAAAAATATTTAAGCTACCAGACTGGTCCTTCAGCACTGATCATTTGCGCTGATACAGAAGTTGTTTTTGAGGGGGCGCTGCTGGGAAAACCAAAAAATCAAGAGGATGCCAGACAAACTTTAAGACGCCTGTCTGGGAAAAACCATTTCGTCAAGACGGCTTACATCATTAAAGATGTCGTCACTCATTTAGAAATTTCTCATATTGAGACAACCATTGTTTACTTTAGACAATTACCTGAAGAGTTAATTAGGGATTATGTGGCAACAGGTGATCCCATGGACAAGGCCGGCTCCTACGGCGCTCAAGGAATAGGTGGAAGTTTTATTGAAAGGCATGAGGGCCTTATGAGTAATGTTATCGGACTACCCATCGAAGTATTAATTTTAGATTTGAAGCGATTTGAAAGAGGCTAG
- a CDS encoding UvrD-helicase domain-containing protein produces the protein MHAIPAFLTEKLNSPQREAVMTLDGPLLILAGAGSGKTRVLTHRVAAIVASGKASEDEILCVTFTNKASREMESRIFQLLSDMNVIIHGEMWINTFHSFCVRVLKKHLTLLHYKPFFTIYDSSDQLAQIKKVCQQLNINDKIFPPKSFQSRISFAKMNGLTPEAISKGNRSTMDVKTLEVFKHYEQEMKKANALDFDDLLLKTHELFVMYPDLLKDYQEKFKYIMVDEYQDTNHIQYLIVKMLAQSHRNLCVVGDEDQSIYSWRGADIKNILDFEQDFNEAKVVKLEENYRSTNNIVQAATAVIKNNQQRKDKTLFTNNHSGDLISLQEERNEYDEARFVIKSIQTMISEGEGTYQDYAVFYRTNSQSRVLEEQLRTFSIPYRLVGGVRFYERMEIKDVLGYLKISLNPADDMAVKRIINVPTRGIGKATFEKVEALSFENKMTLLQGIQKAIDSKIFNSGTTSKLRRFLDLLEGLREDSTNYKLNDFYHLVLEKTEYLKALKSEDTTEAEARIDNLEELDNAITQFMKERGDEATLQSFLEEMALVSDADQLNQELNSVTLMTLHISKGLEYPYVFIVGLEESLFPSLRHDDNSEDDMEEERRLAYVGMTRARKKLFLTYARTRKIWGQDQVNPPSRFLKEIPKELIQFKTSTTSSFVQKYSHRSHGFSEKHGFVEKETFFESNSFAHDKRKSKNVYSDSGFEDQSFPDEGPGKSTSFRKGMRVKHPTFGTGSVFETEGDGDMLKVSVLFSDQTIKKFVVKYARLEIL, from the coding sequence ATGCACGCAATTCCTGCTTTCTTAACTGAAAAATTAAATTCTCCTCAACGTGAAGCTGTCATGACTCTGGATGGCCCCTTATTGATTCTTGCTGGGGCCGGTTCGGGCAAGACCAGAGTTTTAACACATAGGGTAGCCGCAATTGTTGCCTCTGGAAAAGCCAGTGAGGATGAAATCTTATGTGTGACTTTTACTAACAAAGCTTCCAGAGAAATGGAAAGTCGTATTTTTCAACTCTTGTCTGACATGAATGTGATCATTCACGGGGAAATGTGGATTAACACTTTTCATAGTTTTTGCGTACGCGTTTTGAAAAAACATTTAACTCTGTTGCACTATAAACCTTTTTTCACGATTTATGATTCTTCAGACCAGCTAGCTCAAATTAAAAAAGTTTGTCAGCAACTGAATATCAATGATAAGATTTTTCCTCCAAAAAGTTTTCAGTCTCGAATTAGTTTTGCCAAAATGAATGGCCTCACTCCCGAAGCTATCAGCAAAGGGAATCGCTCAACCATGGATGTAAAAACCTTAGAGGTTTTTAAACACTATGAGCAAGAAATGAAAAAAGCGAACGCATTGGATTTTGACGATCTTTTGTTAAAAACTCATGAATTGTTTGTGATGTATCCTGACTTACTTAAAGATTATCAAGAAAAATTTAAATACATTATGGTAGATGAATATCAAGACACTAACCATATTCAGTATTTAATTGTGAAAATGTTAGCTCAATCTCATAGAAATTTATGCGTGGTAGGCGATGAAGATCAGTCTATTTATAGCTGGCGCGGAGCCGATATCAAAAATATTTTAGACTTCGAACAAGATTTTAATGAAGCCAAAGTAGTTAAACTTGAAGAAAATTACAGATCCACAAATAATATCGTTCAGGCAGCTACAGCGGTTATTAAAAATAACCAACAACGAAAAGATAAAACCTTGTTTACCAACAATCATTCAGGCGACTTGATTTCTCTTCAAGAAGAACGCAATGAATATGATGAAGCCCGCTTTGTGATCAAAAGTATTCAAACGATGATCTCTGAAGGCGAAGGAACCTATCAGGATTATGCTGTTTTCTATCGAACAAATTCTCAGTCCCGAGTTCTGGAAGAGCAACTCCGAACTTTTTCAATCCCTTATCGTCTCGTGGGGGGAGTTCGCTTTTATGAACGCATGGAGATCAAAGACGTACTGGGCTATTTAAAAATAAGTCTCAATCCGGCTGATGACATGGCGGTAAAAAGAATCATCAATGTGCCGACAAGGGGAATAGGAAAAGCTACTTTTGAGAAAGTGGAAGCCCTCTCTTTTGAAAATAAAATGACACTTCTTCAAGGTATTCAAAAAGCCATTGATAGTAAAATTTTTAATTCAGGCACCACCAGTAAATTAAGGCGCTTTCTTGATCTCCTCGAGGGATTAAGAGAGGATTCCACAAATTACAAACTGAATGATTTTTATCATTTAGTTCTTGAAAAAACTGAATACCTGAAAGCTCTTAAATCCGAAGATACCACGGAGGCCGAAGCTCGTATCGACAATCTCGAAGAACTTGATAATGCAATCACTCAATTTATGAAAGAACGCGGGGATGAGGCCACTCTACAATCTTTTTTAGAAGAAATGGCTTTGGTTTCTGATGCAGATCAGCTCAATCAGGAGCTTAACTCAGTGACCTTAATGACCTTACATATTTCAAAGGGCCTAGAGTACCCCTATGTTTTTATTGTTGGCCTGGAGGAAAGTTTATTCCCGAGCTTGCGCCATGATGATAATTCTGAAGATGATATGGAAGAAGAGCGACGATTAGCCTATGTGGGGATGACCCGTGCTAGAAAGAAACTATTTTTAACCTATGCAAGAACACGAAAAATATGGGGACAGGATCAAGTCAATCCTCCTTCTCGTTTTTTAAAAGAAATCCCTAAAGAGTTGATTCAATTCAAAACCTCGACAACAAGTTCCTTTGTTCAAAAATATTCACATCGTAGCCATGGATTTTCAGAAAAACATGGATTTGTTGAAAAAGAAACTTTTTTTGAATCCAATTCTTTCGCCCACGACAAGAGAAAATCGAAAAATGTCTATTCAGATTCTGGCTTTGAAGATCAGTCCTTCCCCGATGAGGGACCTGGTAAATCTACAAGCTTTCGCAAAGGGATGCGCGTGAAACACCCTACATTTGGCACAGGTTCTGTCTTTGAAACTGAGGGGGATGGGGACATGCTCAAGGTCAGCGTTTTGTTTTCCGATCAAACAATTAAAAAATTTGTTGTTAAATATGCCAGATTAGAAATATTATAA
- a CDS encoding CBS domain-containing protein, with protein sequence MSYLAKDTMSNNLITIDWKASLARAYEIMKEHNIRHLPVRNDETVIVGMLSERDLLRAMKSDFSKDHLVPSEYSQFSPEAIVRDFMNWPIKTVNKRDKLETVVHKMLNEKISSVLVVDQAQELVGIITTDDLISLLLTFLRDDSEKKTMEIGNLFNSDWIPTTILS encoded by the coding sequence ATGAGTTATTTAGCCAAGGATACAATGTCAAATAACCTAATCACGATTGATTGGAAAGCGTCTTTAGCAAGGGCCTATGAAATAATGAAAGAACATAATATCCGTCACTTGCCAGTGAGAAATGACGAAACAGTCATCGTTGGCATGTTATCAGAAAGAGATCTCTTAAGGGCGATGAAGTCTGATTTTAGCAAAGATCATCTCGTTCCTTCCGAGTACAGTCAATTTTCTCCGGAAGCTATTGTGAGAGATTTCATGAATTGGCCAATCAAAACAGTGAACAAAAGGGACAAATTAGAAACAGTAGTGCATAAGATGCTGAATGAAAAAATTTCTTCAGTTCTTGTTGTTGATCAGGCTCAAGAACTAGTTGGTATCATTACTACCGATGATTTGATTTCTCTATTATTAACCTTTTTACGTGATGACTCTGAGAAGAAAACCATGGAAATTGGTAATTTATTCAATTCAGACTGGATCCCCACCACGATCTTATCCTAA
- a CDS encoding ABC transporter ATP-binding protein has product MIEIKNVKFKYSDSLQLVLDIPSFSIFRGEKVFLYGPSGCGKTTLLETLAGVIIPDSGLVNISNEDITKLSPSARDRFRANHIGYIFQSFNLIPYLSVLENITLPLYLSPLKRSKVPKESEIVIAKELCSQLGISELVEKKVTKLSVGQQQRVAAARAILGQPDIILADEPTSSLDFDHREKFIKLLFEICQKYKISVLFVSHDRTLKSLFDRSLSLPEINLAGPK; this is encoded by the coding sequence ATGATTGAAATTAAAAATGTAAAATTTAAATATTCCGATAGCCTTCAATTAGTTTTGGACATACCTTCTTTTTCCATTTTTCGAGGAGAAAAAGTTTTTTTATACGGTCCCAGTGGTTGTGGAAAAACAACTCTGTTAGAAACTTTGGCGGGCGTGATAATTCCCGATTCTGGATTGGTTAATATCTCTAATGAGGATATAACTAAATTGAGTCCCTCAGCTCGAGATCGTTTTAGAGCTAACCATATAGGTTACATTTTTCAAAGTTTTAATCTTATTCCTTACCTCAGTGTTTTAGAAAACATAACTCTCCCTCTTTATTTAAGTCCTTTAAAAAGATCCAAGGTACCCAAGGAATCGGAAATTGTCATAGCGAAAGAACTTTGCTCACAGCTCGGCATTTCAGAACTTGTTGAAAAGAAAGTAACTAAGTTATCTGTTGGCCAACAACAAAGAGTTGCCGCAGCTAGAGCTATTCTTGGGCAACCAGATATTATTTTAGCCGACGAACCAACCTCTTCATTAGATTTTGATCATCGTGAAAAATTCATTAAATTATTATTTGAAATTTGTCAAAAATACAAAATTTCAGTTTTATTTGTAAGTCATGATCGTACTTTGAAAAGCTTATTTGATCGTTCCTTGAGTTTACCCGAAATTAATTTAGCAGGTCCCAAATGA
- the hflX gene encoding GTPase HflX, with protein sequence MLASNDSLTQKAVLVGIQLPKLTQGEFESSLQELTRLVNTLGYEVIGKVVQRRSSDKSPNVLGDGKLLELARWTGGSGKIASLVEHKKSKAALKWALEKNSEEPASLEDSVSSDNSENSDFSDNLMESGSADIVIVDSDLSPSQLRNLESASGVPVLDRTGVIIEIFSRHAKTKAARLQVEIARLTYVAPRLRETNKGGDRQGGGIGGKGSGETSLELDKRKIRDRIKELKTDLAALGNEHEVRRARRGQEISVALVGYTNAGKSSLMRALTGSDILIADKLFATLDTTIRPMYPESRPKILISDTVGFIKKLPHDLVASFKSTLDEALHASLLLYVVDASDESFRSQLEVTQKVLAEVGATEIPSLMILNKSDRLNDEIKMALKKEFPNSIFISTRNKEDITSLRNKILSYFENDMTDVDLFVPYLAKGIVGEVRAKTRVLSESYDEKGVTLKIRTHPEILTQFEEKIKKT encoded by the coding sequence ATGCTAGCATCGAATGATTCCTTAACTCAAAAAGCCGTTCTTGTAGGTATTCAACTTCCAAAGCTGACTCAAGGAGAGTTTGAAAGTTCTTTGCAAGAGCTAACTCGATTGGTAAATACTTTAGGTTATGAGGTTATTGGAAAAGTGGTACAACGACGTAGTTCCGATAAATCACCTAACGTACTTGGGGATGGTAAATTACTGGAATTAGCTCGCTGGACGGGTGGAAGTGGAAAGATTGCTTCTTTGGTGGAGCATAAAAAATCGAAGGCTGCCTTGAAGTGGGCTCTCGAAAAAAACTCAGAAGAGCCCGCTAGTCTGGAAGATTCAGTAAGCTCAGATAACTCAGAAAACTCAGATTTTTCAGACAACCTGATGGAGTCAGGTTCTGCCGATATCGTTATTGTTGATAGTGATCTTTCACCTTCACAGCTTAGAAATCTTGAAAGTGCCAGTGGTGTCCCCGTTCTTGACCGAACGGGAGTCATTATAGAAATATTTAGCCGCCATGCAAAGACGAAAGCAGCTAGACTTCAAGTCGAAATTGCGCGACTGACTTATGTAGCTCCTCGATTGCGAGAAACTAATAAAGGCGGTGATCGTCAAGGTGGAGGCATTGGTGGTAAAGGCTCTGGTGAAACGAGTTTGGAGCTGGATAAAAGAAAAATTCGCGATCGCATCAAGGAGTTGAAAACAGATCTTGCGGCTTTAGGAAATGAACATGAAGTCCGAAGAGCCCGCAGAGGACAGGAAATCAGCGTGGCGCTGGTTGGATACACAAACGCAGGGAAGTCTTCACTCATGCGTGCTCTTACTGGGAGTGATATTTTAATCGCTGATAAATTATTTGCAACCTTGGACACGACGATTCGTCCAATGTATCCAGAAAGCCGCCCTAAAATTCTAATTTCTGATACTGTTGGATTTATAAAAAAGCTACCCCATGATCTTGTCGCCTCTTTTAAGTCCACACTCGATGAAGCTCTGCATGCTTCCCTTTTGCTTTATGTTGTTGATGCCTCAGACGAGTCTTTTCGCTCGCAATTAGAGGTAACGCAAAAGGTTCTGGCTGAGGTTGGAGCCACAGAGATTCCTTCTCTGATGATCTTAAACAAAAGCGATCGATTAAATGATGAAATCAAAATGGCGTTGAAAAAAGAATTTCCCAATTCTATTTTTATTTCTACTCGAAATAAAGAGGATATAACAAGTCTTAGAAATAAAATTCTTAGCTATTTTGAAAATGATATGACCGACGTTGATCTTTTCGTACCCTACCTTGCCAAAGGAATTGTTGGCGAAGTAAGGGCCAAGACAAGAGTTCTTTCTGAATCCTATGATGAAAAAGGTGTTACCCTAAAAATCAGAACACATCCTGAAATCTTAACTCAATTCGAAGAGAAAATTAAAAAAACCTAG
- a CDS encoding regulatory protein RecX gives MSIKKRVMDLLAKRDHSEKELKQKLSRVKKWDNRKERLYSDEEIFSVINWARDNRWLQEGAYLSERWAESLNRKKKGIKYINAYLAQKGLPAIKKNPEIEIEKAFLLLEKKLNNISLRKKLPQANASNETLILEKEDKNKLTRFLLSRGFDSDIIQKCFLLIKAKKN, from the coding sequence ATGAGTATCAAAAAAAGAGTGATGGATCTTTTAGCCAAAAGAGATCATTCTGAAAAAGAACTTAAGCAGAAGCTTTCCAGAGTTAAGAAATGGGACAACAGAAAAGAGAGGCTTTATTCCGACGAAGAGATTTTTTCTGTCATCAATTGGGCCAGGGACAACCGTTGGTTGCAAGAAGGTGCTTATCTTTCTGAACGTTGGGCAGAATCATTAAATCGAAAGAAAAAAGGCATTAAATACATCAATGCTTACTTAGCACAAAAAGGCTTGCCTGCTATTAAAAAAAATCCAGAGATTGAAATCGAAAAGGCCTTTCTATTACTCGAGAAAAAATTAAACAATATTTCCTTAAGAAAAAAATTGCCTCAAGCCAATGCGTCAAATGAAACTCTAATTCTTGAAAAAGAAGATAAGAATAAGTTAACCCGTTTTTTACTTTCAAGAGGATTTGATTCGGACATCATACAAAAATGTTTTTTACTTATTAAAGCTAAAAAAAACTAG